From Diospyros lotus cultivar Yz01 chromosome 4, ASM1463336v1, whole genome shotgun sequence, a single genomic window includes:
- the LOC127799538 gene encoding uncharacterized protein LOC127799538 isoform X2, whose translation MEKEDSSETNSPVAEDKGSMLDVEKDGQERDDPSEKNPPILSSDEVKEVDVPHVQKEDEEKEKANALAAEKDGKHSPVQKDVQEKEDSIQETSLNFSAAEIPEGDKVDVEKEDSVDPVNNLKASDIGEDSKIDGEQVMDGLSSKMEESKEMGCGNEEVTNENLEEVHGEGEPVFDGTEVPGMEANRSTSTHSLEVDPVIHGSWPEKAVSLKNFVRVKSVVVVSNVIRRLSGKSDDAGQGIPGDQGKDENSNTTTTTKEFADLDENINITTTEVADHIEENEAQEPSTKPGERSGWNPLSLIGISRDVDEQRDQSIEESLQPIIMKGRVILYTRLGCQECREARLFLHQKKLRYVEINIDVYPSRKLELEKIAGSSAVPRVFFNEILLGGLSELKGLDESGKLDQKIEYVIAEVPPFEAPLPPLSGEDDMSTFAEIDEQAVIVRRMKESITVRDRFYKMRRFTNCFLGSEAVDFISEDQYLEREEAIEFGRKLASKLFFQHVLEENIFEDGNHLYRFLDHDPIIMSQCYNIPRGIIEVKPKPIGEISSRLRFLSYAIFEAYTSEDGKHVDYRSIHGSEEFARYLRIVEELQRVDLQDISREEKLALFINLFNMMAIHAILVWGHPAGAMERRKLLGDFKYVIGGCTYTLSAIQNGILRSNQRPPYNLIKPFGVKDRRLKDLSSGRTIGSAKKKTISIFSTMLVLPLFNHLKKLPCCSSLPRASYSLCTSLWK comes from the exons ATGGAAAAGGAAGACTCTTCAGAGACAAATTCTCCAGTTGCTGAAGATAAAGGAAGTATGCTTGATGTTGAAAAGGATGGCCAGGAACGGGACGATCCTAGTGAGAAAAACCCACCAATTCTTTCATCTGATGAAGTGAAGGAAGTAGATGTACCTCATGTTCAGAAAGAagatgaggaaaaagaaaaagctaaTGCTTTAGCTGCTGAAAAAGATGGGAAGCATTCACCTGTTCAGAAGGATGTCCAGGAAAAGGAAGACTCTATACAGGAAACTTCGTTGAATTTTTCAGCTGCTGAAATTCCAGAGGGAGATAAAGTTGATGTCGAGAAAGAAGACTCAGTGGATCCTGTCAATAACTTGAAAGCATCTGATATTGGTGAAGATTCCAAGATAGATGGTGAACAGGTAATGGATGGATTGAGTAGCAAGATGGAAGAAAGCAAGGAAATGGGTTGTGGAAATGAAGAAGTAACAAATGAAAATCTGGAGGAAGTTCATGGAGAGGGTGAGCCGGTTTTTGATGGCACGGAGGTCCCTGGAATGGAAGCTAACAGGAGTACATCCACTCATTCTTTGGAAGTTGATCCAGTGATTCATGGATCTTGGCCTGAGAAAGCAGTGTCTCTTAAAAATTTTGTACGGGTAAAAAGTGTAGTTGTTGTCTCCAATGTTATCCGCCGCCTTTCAGGGAAAAGTGATGATGCTGGACAGGGCATTCCTGGTGACCAAGGTAAGGATGAAAACagcaatacaacaacaacaactaagGAGTTTGCAGATCTTGATGAAAACATTAATATAACAACTACTGAGGTTGCAGATCatatagaagaaaatgaagccCAGGAACCATCTACAAAGCCAGGAGAGAGATCTGGATGGAATCCTCTCAGCCTTATCGGAATATCACGTGATGTTGATGAACAGAGGGATCAAAGTATTGAAGAATCATTGCAACCTATAATTATGAAGGGAAGAGTTATCTTGTATACAAGGCTAGGATGTCAGGAGTGCAGAGAGGCTAGGCTGTTTCTTCATCAGAAAAAGCTTAGATATGTTGAGATTAACATTGATGTGTACCCGAGCAGAAAACTGGAGCTCGAGAAGATTGCTGGCTCTTCTGCTGTTCCTAGAGTGTTTTTTAATGAAATCCTTCTTGGAGGATTGAGTGAGCTAAAGGGTTTGGATGAGTCTGGTAAGCTTGACCAGAAGATTGAGTATGTGATTGCGGAAGTTCCGCCATTTGAAGCACCTCTACCACCACTTTCTGGTGAAGATGATATGTCCACTTTTGCGGAAATCGATGAGCAAGCAGTCATTGTCCGAAGAATGAAAGAATCTATTACTGTTAGAGACCGGTTTTACAAAATGCGCAGGTTCACCAACTGTTTTCTAGGTTCAGAAGCTGTGGATTTCATATCAGAGGATCAGTATTTGGAAAGAGAAGAG GCCATTGAATTTGGTCGAAAGCTTGCAAGCAAACTCTTCTTTCAACATGTTCTTGA GGAGAATATATTTGAAGATGGCAACCACTTGTATCGGTTCTTGGATCACGATCCAATCATAATGTCTCAATGTTACAACATCCCAAGGGGTATCATTGAAGTAAAGCCAAAGCCCATAGGGGAAATTTCTTCAAGGCTTAGATTTTTGTCTTATGCCATCTTTGAAGCATACACATCAGAAGATGGAAAACATGTTGACTACAGAAGTATCCATGGAAGTGAGGAATTTGCTAG GTATCTGAGAATAGTTGAGGAGCTCCAAAGAGTAGATTTGCAGGATATATCTAGGGAAGAGAAGCTGGCCCTTTTTATTAATCTCTTCAACATGATGGCCATACATGCAATATTAGTTTGGGGTCATCCTGCTGGGGCGATGGAGAGGAGGAAATTGCTGGGGGATTTCAAGTATGTAATTGGTGGGTGCACTTACACGCTGTCAGCAATTCAAAATGGCATATTACGGAGCAACCAGAGACCGCCATACAATCTGATTAAGCCATTTGGCGTGAAAGATAGACGTCTTAAG